A genome region from Pseudomonas helmanticensis includes the following:
- a CDS encoding dTDP-4-dehydrorhamnose 3,5-epimerase family protein codes for MSEFSLKALPLAGLFSVQHKRFEDQRGHFARLFCEGSLSAFGSEFHIRQINHSCTREKGSVRGLHYQNGNAPEAKLITCLRGEVWDVAVDLRPDSATFLHWHAEHLKAGDGRSLLIPAGFAHGFQTLSEDAELLYLHSADYAPEHEGGLSVNDPRLAIAWPLPVNNLSVRDSSHPALDQHFAGVRL; via the coding sequence GTGAGCGAGTTTTCCCTGAAGGCGTTGCCGCTCGCCGGGTTGTTCAGCGTCCAGCACAAGCGCTTCGAAGATCAGCGCGGGCACTTCGCCCGGCTGTTCTGCGAGGGCAGCCTGAGTGCGTTTGGCAGCGAATTCCATATCCGTCAGATCAACCATTCCTGCACTCGCGAGAAGGGCAGTGTGCGTGGTTTGCATTATCAGAATGGCAATGCGCCGGAGGCCAAACTGATCACCTGCCTGCGCGGTGAAGTGTGGGATGTCGCGGTGGATCTGCGCCCCGATTCCGCGACCTTTCTGCATTGGCACGCCGAGCACCTCAAGGCCGGCGACGGTCGCAGCCTGTTGATTCCGGCCGGCTTCGCCCACGGTTTCCAGACCCTCAGCGAAGACGCCGAATTGCTCTACCTGCACAGCGCCGATTACGCGCCGGAGCATGAGGGCGGTCTGTCGGTAAACGATCCACGGCTGGCGATTGCCTGGCCGTTGCCTGTCAATAATTTGTCAGTGCGTGATTCCAGCCATCCCGCGCTCGATCAACACTTTGCTGGAGTGCGTCTATGA
- the rfbG gene encoding CDP-glucose 4,6-dehydratase — protein MEAMGLSADFWRGKRVLVTGHTGFKGSWLTLWLQSLGAQVSGFSLDPSTEPSLFELARVHEGINDQRGDLRDLGALLEIIADTEPEIVLHLAAQPLVREGYRDPLGTYSSNVMGTLNLLEAIRQVGCVRACVLVTTDKVYANKEWLWPYREDEALGGHDPYSSSKACCELLAQSYAASFFPADKYAEHGLALATARAGNVLGGGDFAPERLIPDVLKAWTADEPVTLRYPQAVRPWQHALEPLAGYLQLAAGLYEEGPEYAGAWNFGPGETDMCSVGEVVELLASRWPQARGLRIEKSELHEAGLLRLDSSRARQVLGWQPRWTLQQCLTQTLDWHLAWQNGDDMRNVTLGQLNLYRGAL, from the coding sequence ATGGAAGCAATGGGCTTGAGTGCGGATTTCTGGCGCGGTAAACGCGTTCTCGTTACCGGTCACACCGGTTTCAAAGGCAGTTGGCTGACCCTGTGGCTGCAAAGCCTCGGCGCGCAAGTCAGCGGCTTTTCCCTCGATCCGTCGACCGAGCCGAGCCTGTTCGAACTGGCGCGCGTGCACGAAGGCATCAACGATCAACGCGGTGATCTGCGTGATCTCGGCGCGCTGCTGGAAATCATCGCCGACACCGAGCCGGAAATCGTTCTGCACCTGGCCGCGCAACCATTGGTGCGCGAAGGTTATCGCGATCCGCTGGGCACTTACTCCAGCAACGTCATGGGCACGCTGAACCTGCTCGAAGCGATTCGTCAGGTCGGTTGCGTGCGTGCCTGCGTGCTGGTCACCACCGACAAGGTCTACGCCAACAAGGAATGGCTGTGGCCGTACCGTGAAGACGAAGCCCTCGGTGGCCACGATCCTTACAGCAGCAGCAAGGCTTGCTGTGAACTGCTTGCACAATCTTATGCTGCGTCGTTCTTCCCGGCCGACAAGTACGCCGAGCACGGTCTGGCGCTGGCCACCGCGCGCGCTGGCAACGTCTTGGGCGGCGGCGATTTCGCCCCTGAGCGCCTGATCCCCGATGTGCTGAAAGCCTGGACCGCAGACGAGCCGGTGACCCTGCGTTACCCGCAAGCCGTGCGCCCGTGGCAGCACGCGCTGGAGCCGCTGGCCGGTTACCTGCAACTCGCCGCCGGTCTCTACGAAGAGGGCCCGGAGTACGCCGGGGCGTGGAACTTCGGCCCGGGCGAGACGGACATGTGCAGCGTCGGCGAAGTGGTCGAATTGCTCGCCAGCCGCTGGCCGCAAGCGCGCGGCTTACGCATCGAAAAAAGCGAACTGCACGAGGCCGGCCTGTTGCGCCTGGACAGCAGCCGCGCGCGTCAGGTCCTTGGCTGGCAACCGCGCTGGACCTTGCAGCAATGCCTGACGCAGACCCTCGACTGGCACCTGGCGTGGCAGAACGGCGATGACATGCGCAACGTCACCCTCGGCCAACTGAACCTGTACCGAGGCGCGCTGTGA
- the rfbF gene encoding glucose-1-phosphate cytidylyltransferase, giving the protein MKAVILAGGLGTRISEESHLKPKPMIEIGGKPILWHIMKQYSAHGIHDFVICLGYKGYAIKDFFANYFLHTSDVTFNMRENRMDVHQNYSEPWSVTLIDTGEETMTGGRLLRAGRYLKDEEAFCFTYGDGVSDINIAQLVDYHKAHGRLATVTAVQPPGRYGALERQGDQVLGFTEKPRGDGGWINGGFFVLSPKVLPYIADDATTWEAEPLARLAADEQLKAFEHEGFWHPMDTLRDKNHLEALWQSGEAPWKQWA; this is encoded by the coding sequence ATGAAGGCAGTAATTTTGGCGGGTGGCCTCGGCACGCGCATCAGTGAAGAGTCGCACCTCAAGCCCAAGCCGATGATCGAGATCGGCGGCAAGCCAATTCTCTGGCACATCATGAAGCAGTATTCCGCCCACGGAATTCACGACTTCGTGATCTGCCTGGGCTACAAGGGCTACGCGATCAAGGATTTCTTCGCCAACTACTTCCTGCACACCTCCGACGTCACTTTCAACATGCGCGAAAACCGCATGGATGTGCATCAGAATTACAGCGAGCCGTGGAGCGTCACCCTTATCGACACCGGTGAGGAAACCATGACCGGTGGCCGTCTGCTGCGTGCCGGCCGTTACCTCAAGGATGAAGAGGCGTTCTGCTTCACCTACGGCGACGGCGTTTCCGATATCAACATCGCGCAACTGGTGGATTACCACAAAGCCCACGGCCGTCTGGCGACCGTCACCGCCGTGCAGCCACCGGGTCGGTATGGCGCGCTTGAGCGTCAGGGCGATCAAGTGCTGGGCTTCACCGAAAAACCTCGCGGTGACGGTGGCTGGATCAACGGAGGCTTTTTCGTGCTCTCGCCGAAAGTGCTGCCGTACATCGCCGATGACGCCACCACCTGGGAAGCCGAGCCGTTGGCGCGTTTGGCCGCAGATGAACAACTGAAAGCTTTCGAACACGAAGGCTTCTGGCATCCGATGGACACCCTGCGTGACAAAAACCATCTCGAAGCGCTGTGGCAGAGCGGGGAGGCCCCATGGAAGCAATGGGCTTGA
- a CDS encoding calcium-binding protein, with protein MAVLNGTSEADVLLGTDDNDQLYGLESDDLLLGSAGSDVLDGGEGFDAASYYAMSSGINVEFGGGVATVTGPDGKSDTLIGVEKVFGSFHNDTFTSSVAGVTLEGSVGDDVYIVDGEGVTITEEDHLGYDELRTSLNTIKMDPFIEKLTFTGTGDFSGYGNASDNEIIGGAGNDWLWGGAGADHFVGGDGFDTVSYSDSLEGVRVEDFSNFDGLTIAYGDTFTGIEAIQGSNFDDVIYRHQGSMIVDGAAGYDTVNYRSAFDSVNLLIGGDGVNAEGDTLRNVEKVIGTSGADHYTVNVAGVTVAGGDGDDIYIINSAGVTIEEEGDFRGGTDHLYTNLSAMHLDPFIENLTYTGTADFTGYGNDESNTIVSGAGNDVLYGGAGGDRFEGGAGIDIVSYGDSTEGLSASLNWGPQSGIALYDVYIDIEGLRGSQFNDSLEGNSDDNILEGSAGDDQIQGGDGNDHLYGGLASGQDAAGQSDTLSGGAGNDVIVAASNDLFTWASGDDGNDTITLGSGVAFGGQGDDQLIINFSSQALSGVSAYGGYGNDTYVVNTIGLVTIQDEGLDMDDTLILNTIANTGQLSVTRIGNDAYLHSANDTGSGVPDNGVKLADWYAGFNTIEHIQTADGQVYDLPTSGDAFAMFG; from the coding sequence ATGGCTGTCTTAAATGGAACGAGTGAAGCGGATGTCCTGTTGGGCACCGACGATAATGACCAACTCTATGGACTGGAGTCGGATGATTTACTGCTGGGCAGCGCGGGATCAGACGTACTGGATGGCGGTGAAGGTTTTGACGCGGCGAGCTACTACGCAATGTCCTCGGGGATCAATGTCGAGTTTGGCGGCGGTGTGGCTACGGTCACCGGCCCCGATGGCAAGAGCGATACCCTGATTGGAGTGGAGAAAGTATTCGGTAGCTTTCACAACGATACGTTCACCAGTTCGGTGGCGGGTGTGACGCTGGAGGGCAGCGTCGGTGATGATGTTTACATTGTCGACGGCGAGGGCGTGACGATCACCGAGGAGGATCATCTTGGCTACGATGAGCTGCGCACCAGCCTCAATACCATCAAGATGGACCCGTTTATCGAGAAGCTGACGTTCACCGGTACCGGCGATTTCAGCGGTTACGGCAATGCCAGTGACAACGAAATCATTGGCGGCGCCGGTAATGACTGGTTGTGGGGCGGCGCGGGCGCCGATCACTTTGTCGGTGGCGATGGCTTCGACACGGTCAGCTACAGCGATAGCCTTGAGGGTGTACGGGTCGAGGACTTCAGCAACTTCGACGGTCTGACCATCGCTTATGGCGACACTTTCACTGGCATTGAAGCGATTCAGGGTTCGAATTTCGATGACGTGATTTATCGTCATCAAGGCTCGATGATCGTTGATGGTGCCGCTGGTTACGACACCGTCAATTATCGATCCGCCTTTGATTCCGTCAACCTGCTGATCGGCGGTGATGGCGTCAACGCAGAGGGCGACACACTGCGAAACGTGGAAAAAGTCATCGGTACATCGGGTGCTGACCACTACACCGTCAATGTCGCTGGCGTGACTGTCGCGGGTGGTGACGGGGACGATATCTACATCATCAATAGCGCCGGAGTGACTATTGAAGAGGAGGGTGATTTTCGAGGCGGAACCGATCATCTGTACACCAATCTGTCTGCGATGCACCTTGATCCGTTCATTGAAAACCTGACGTATACCGGGACTGCCGACTTTACCGGCTACGGCAATGACGAGAGCAACACCATCGTCTCTGGCGCCGGCAATGATGTGTTGTACGGTGGTGCGGGTGGCGATCGCTTCGAAGGTGGAGCCGGTATCGACATCGTCAGTTACGGCGACAGCACTGAAGGTTTGAGCGCCTCCCTCAACTGGGGCCCGCAGAGCGGCATTGCTCTTTATGACGTTTACATTGATATCGAAGGCCTGCGCGGCAGTCAGTTCAATGACTCCCTTGAAGGCAATTCGGACGACAACATTCTGGAGGGCAGTGCGGGCGACGACCAGATTCAGGGCGGCGATGGCAATGACCACCTCTACGGCGGTCTGGCGTCCGGGCAGGATGCTGCAGGGCAGTCGGATACGCTTTCAGGCGGCGCGGGCAATGATGTCATCGTCGCTGCCAGCAACGACCTGTTCACTTGGGCCAGTGGCGATGACGGCAATGACACGATCACGCTGGGAAGCGGGGTTGCCTTTGGCGGGCAGGGCGATGACCAGTTGATCATCAATTTCTCCAGCCAGGCACTCTCCGGCGTCAGTGCTTATGGTGGTTACGGCAATGACACCTACGTGGTGAACACCATCGGGCTGGTGACGATTCAGGATGAAGGGCTGGACATGGACGACACCCTGATCCTCAACACCATTGCCAATACCGGTCAGTTGAGCGTGACCCGCATCGGTAACGACGCCTATCTGCACAGTGCCAATGACACCGGCAGTGGTGTGCCGGACAACGGCGTGAAACTGGCGGACTGGTACGCGGGCTTCAACACCATCGAGCATATCCAGACCGCCGACGGCCAGGTCTATGATCTGCCAACCAGTGGTGATGCGTTCGCCATGTTTGGCTGA
- a CDS encoding glycosyltransferase: protein MNSLPLVSLVIPAFNPRYFEKALRSAVGQGYGNLEIIVCDDSRGSAIEEIVAAVVDQTGVVVRYVRNPQTLGMVGNLKVCLSQAQGEFIKFLCDDDLLYSNCIEQQAHEMLREEVSLVTAQRLLWDANDIILPGRLENTSLSPYSGLLKGDDLLGIFEKFPVNVLGGFSNALFRRADIVELLPALTEEGCCFVATLDFALYVCLLRRGNLAVSNNVLSAERLYPERLSAQQRMKDAVEVEREWISQMLKVRSGESAPAQGWVRYIPLTKADESPRVWEELPLSRTLGSKQSRQEWAVGVDSFSFAELYAQWLECRVLTEGQRKLLPETLAGWSHQPRIVPIIIDGLGRQDGLERTLEALAAQDYLPELILVLSASCTEAQLDGRVFRMPLQDDGLEQINALLPQLEGADWFYLLQAGDRPVVPSLLVMAERIARFSSLTCLYSDEGSLRGGESVEPAFKPDFNLDLMRSYPYVGRALAFKREQFLALGGFDPAFAELAPHDVLLRMVESEGIQVIGHIAEVLLESKFDLSAWLAEPGVVEQNPRVLEAHLQRLGVAHEIRRGSTELLNRVDYHHARRPLVSVIITARDQTAALQRCVETLLEKTAYTEYELVLVDNGSESAEALAWLDGMAQLGGDRIRVLSFPQKGNAAALYNFAVGHARGEYVVMLNTFAVITRADWLDELLNHAQRPEVGVVGARLFNPDGCVLHAGLILGLQGPVGLPFYGQPMQSDGYMFRLQAVHDLSAVGGDCLMVRKTVFEAVGKLDEQHLKQSLNIADLCLRVGQEGYLVVWNPYATLAVGARPGSAATQEEEQVHVEELDTFYQRWLPLIARDPAYNVNLALQGVGATCFSIEPGLRTGWSPFSKARLPNVLVVPINASAIGHYRMSQPMIELEAANRIEGRICYGLPSIIDIERQSPDVIVLQGRYSELAIDEIPPLKKYFSARRIYELDDYVIDVPHRNAHIRNMPSKQDMERMVRRAIGLCDRVVVSTQPLANVLSDMHHDIRVVPNMLAKDLWSNLRSQRRTSKKPRVGWGGGTSHHGDLAVIADVVRELANEVDWVFFGMCPDDLRPYMHEFHGVIPLDVYPAKLASLNLDLALAPLEFHIFNDCKSNLRLLEYGACGYPVVCTDTEAYRGYLPCTRVKTNTTDEWLQAIRMHLSDPDASYRMGDDLREVVLRDYVLRGDNLRYWEYGWLAD, encoded by the coding sequence GTGAATTCACTTCCCCTTGTCAGTCTGGTCATTCCTGCCTTCAATCCACGATATTTCGAGAAGGCCCTGCGCAGTGCCGTCGGGCAAGGCTATGGCAATCTTGAAATCATTGTGTGCGATGACAGTCGCGGCAGCGCAATCGAGGAAATCGTTGCCGCGGTAGTCGATCAGACCGGTGTGGTTGTGCGCTATGTGCGCAACCCGCAGACGCTGGGAATGGTCGGCAATTTGAAGGTCTGCCTGAGTCAGGCGCAGGGCGAATTCATCAAGTTTCTGTGTGACGATGACCTGCTCTATTCAAATTGCATCGAGCAGCAGGCCCATGAAATGTTGCGCGAGGAGGTCAGTCTGGTGACGGCCCAGCGACTGCTCTGGGATGCCAACGACATCATCTTGCCCGGGCGTCTGGAAAACACCTCTTTGTCACCTTACAGCGGCTTGCTCAAGGGTGACGATCTGCTGGGTATATTTGAAAAATTCCCGGTCAACGTTCTCGGCGGATTCAGCAACGCCTTGTTCCGGCGTGCCGATATCGTCGAGTTGCTGCCGGCATTGACTGAAGAGGGTTGCTGCTTCGTGGCGACCCTGGATTTTGCCCTGTATGTCTGTCTGTTACGGCGCGGCAATCTGGCGGTGTCCAACAATGTGCTGAGCGCCGAGCGACTCTATCCAGAGCGACTGAGCGCGCAACAGCGCATGAAGGATGCGGTTGAGGTCGAGCGAGAGTGGATCTCGCAAATGCTCAAGGTTCGAAGCGGTGAGTCCGCGCCTGCACAGGGATGGGTTCGCTACATTCCCTTGACCAAGGCTGATGAATCGCCGAGGGTTTGGGAAGAGCTTCCCCTGAGCCGAACTCTGGGTTCCAAGCAAAGCCGTCAGGAATGGGCGGTCGGTGTCGACAGCTTCAGTTTTGCTGAACTTTATGCGCAATGGCTGGAGTGTCGGGTGCTCACTGAAGGGCAGCGCAAGTTGCTGCCGGAAACCCTTGCCGGTTGGTCGCACCAACCCCGAATCGTACCGATCATCATTGATGGGTTGGGCAGACAGGATGGTCTCGAACGCACGCTGGAAGCGCTGGCTGCCCAGGATTATTTGCCTGAGCTGATTCTGGTGTTGTCCGCTTCCTGTACTGAGGCGCAACTGGATGGACGAGTGTTCCGCATGCCGTTGCAGGATGACGGTCTGGAGCAGATCAACGCACTGTTGCCGCAGTTGGAGGGCGCGGACTGGTTCTACTTGTTGCAGGCCGGCGATCGCCCGGTAGTGCCGTCATTGTTGGTCATGGCCGAGCGAATTGCCCGTTTCTCATCGCTGACGTGTCTGTACAGCGATGAAGGCAGCCTGCGTGGCGGCGAATCGGTAGAGCCTGCATTCAAGCCGGATTTCAATCTGGATCTGATGCGCAGTTATCCTTATGTCGGACGTGCCTTGGCGTTCAAGCGCGAGCAGTTTCTGGCGCTCGGCGGGTTTGATCCTGCGTTCGCCGAACTGGCCCCCCATGATGTGTTGTTGCGCATGGTCGAGAGCGAGGGCATACAGGTCATCGGTCATATCGCCGAAGTGTTGCTGGAATCGAAATTCGATCTGTCCGCGTGGCTGGCCGAACCCGGCGTGGTGGAGCAAAACCCACGCGTGCTCGAAGCGCATTTGCAGCGTCTGGGCGTTGCCCACGAGATTCGTCGCGGTAGCACTGAGCTGCTCAATCGTGTCGACTATCATCATGCCCGGCGGCCGCTGGTCTCGGTCATTATTACTGCCCGGGATCAGACCGCCGCCTTGCAGCGCTGTGTCGAAACCCTGTTGGAGAAGACGGCTTACACCGAATATGAATTGGTGTTGGTCGACAATGGCAGTGAAAGCGCTGAAGCGTTGGCATGGCTGGATGGCATGGCGCAGTTGGGCGGCGACCGGATTCGCGTTTTGAGCTTCCCGCAAAAGGGTAATGCGGCGGCCTTGTACAATTTTGCGGTAGGCCACGCACGCGGCGAATATGTGGTGATGCTTAATACTTTTGCGGTGATCACCCGGGCGGACTGGCTGGACGAACTGCTCAATCATGCGCAGCGCCCTGAGGTCGGAGTGGTGGGTGCGAGGTTGTTCAACCCGGATGGATGTGTGCTGCACGCCGGTCTGATTCTTGGGTTGCAAGGGCCGGTGGGACTGCCATTTTATGGTCAGCCGATGCAGTCTGACGGCTACATGTTCCGCCTGCAGGCGGTACATGATCTGAGCGCAGTGGGCGGTGACTGCCTGATGGTCCGCAAGACGGTCTTCGAGGCTGTCGGGAAACTCGACGAGCAGCACCTGAAACAATCGCTCAATATCGCGGATCTATGTCTGCGAGTCGGCCAGGAAGGTTATTTGGTGGTATGGAATCCCTATGCCACGCTTGCAGTAGGGGCGCGGCCTGGCTCGGCGGCGACGCAGGAAGAAGAGCAAGTGCACGTCGAGGAGCTGGACACGTTTTACCAGCGCTGGCTGCCACTTATAGCGCGTGATCCAGCCTATAACGTCAACCTGGCATTACAGGGTGTTGGTGCAACCTGCTTCAGTATTGAGCCGGGTCTGCGTACCGGTTGGAGTCCATTTTCCAAGGCGCGGCTGCCCAATGTACTGGTCGTGCCAATCAATGCATCGGCCATTGGTCATTACCGCATGAGCCAGCCGATGATCGAGTTGGAGGCGGCAAACAGAATTGAAGGGCGCATTTGCTACGGTTTGCCATCGATCATTGATATCGAGCGCCAGTCCCCCGATGTGATTGTTCTGCAAGGCCGTTATTCGGAACTCGCCATCGATGAAATTCCACCGCTGAAAAAATACTTCAGTGCGCGGCGGATCTACGAACTCGATGACTATGTCATCGACGTCCCGCATCGCAATGCGCACATCCGCAACATGCCGAGCAAGCAGGACATGGAGCGCATGGTGCGTCGCGCAATCGGGCTGTGTGATCGCGTGGTCGTATCCACTCAGCCGCTGGCCAACGTCCTGTCGGACATGCATCACGACATTCGTGTCGTGCCGAACATGTTGGCCAAAGATTTGTGGAGCAACTTGCGCAGTCAGCGTCGTACCTCGAAAAAGCCGCGAGTTGGCTGGGGTGGAGGCACCAGTCATCACGGTGACCTGGCGGTAATCGCGGATGTCGTCCGCGAACTGGCCAATGAGGTCGACTGGGTATTTTTTGGCATGTGCCCGGATGATCTGCGGCCATACATGCACGAGTTCCATGGGGTGATCCCGCTCGACGTGTATCCGGCGAAACTGGCAAGCCTCAACCTTGACCTGGCGCTGGCACCGCTTGAGTTCCACATATTCAACGACTGCAAGAGCAACCTGCGCCTGCTTGAGTACGGTGCTTGTGGTTATCCGGTGGTTTGTACCGACACCGAAGCGTATCGCGGCTACCTGCCGTGCACTCGCGTCAAGACCAACACCACGGATGAATGGTTGCAGGCAATTCGCATGCACCTGTCTGACCCGGATGCCAGCTATCGCATGGGGGATGATTTGCGGGAGGTGGTGCTGCGCGATTACGTGCTGCGCGGCGATAACCTGCGCTACTGGGAATACGGCTGGCTGGCCGACTGA
- a CDS encoding flagellar hook-associated protein 3: MRISTAQYYGTQASDYQRNFNKAVATASEASSLTRINTASDDPVGAGRLLQLGQQAAMLDQYSTNISSTKSALTVQETTLDSITTALQSAKEISLAANNGNLTDKDRQAYAAQLSQIQQQVLGLMNSKDADGNYLFSGSKTDTAPYSQNNDGTYSYNGDQTTINLGIGDGMSVGTNTTGWDAFQQTINTARTNTTMTSPPVDDGRVVLSNGTVGTAATYNAKFAGGEPYTVSFLSSTQLKITDALGNDVTAEATQNGLISNSSGANQTVSFRGVDMKLNINLKAGDTNPDAVIAGHSFQLSATPDSFTTARSPGNPSTAVITGSNITDPVAYSNAFPQGGAVLKFTSATAFDLYAAPVTADSKPVSSGTVAGGNATAAGVTFALGNTPAAGDQFSIQSNNHQTQNILDTLGQMVTALNAPIDGNDVAKQKFQGIMEAGLGNIDSASNQVGAAVTSIGARGQSLDMQTVTNQSLSTANTTTQGSIRDSDPAEVMTRLTLQQTMLQAAQLAFSKISQLGLFNKI; this comes from the coding sequence ATGCGCATTTCCACCGCCCAGTATTACGGAACGCAAGCTTCGGACTATCAGCGTAACTTCAACAAGGCCGTTGCCACCGCCAGTGAGGCGAGCAGCCTGACGCGCATCAACACCGCTTCCGACGATCCGGTCGGCGCCGGCCGTTTGCTGCAACTGGGTCAGCAGGCCGCGATGCTGGATCAGTACAGCACCAACATCAGCAGCACCAAGAGTGCGCTGACGGTGCAGGAAACCACGCTGGACTCCATCACCACGGCGTTGCAGAGTGCCAAGGAAATCTCCCTGGCCGCCAACAACGGCAACCTTACCGACAAGGACCGCCAGGCTTACGCTGCGCAACTGTCGCAGATCCAGCAACAAGTCCTGGGCCTGATGAACTCCAAGGATGCCGACGGCAACTACCTGTTTTCCGGTTCGAAAACCGATACCGCGCCGTACTCGCAAAACAACGACGGCACTTACAGTTACAACGGTGACCAGACCACCATCAATCTGGGCATTGGCGACGGTATGTCGGTCGGTACCAACACTACCGGCTGGGACGCGTTCCAGCAGACCATCAACACCGCTCGCACCAACACCACCATGACCTCTCCACCGGTTGACGACGGTCGTGTCGTGCTGTCCAACGGTACGGTCGGAACGGCTGCCACCTACAACGCCAAATTTGCCGGCGGCGAGCCTTACACCGTCAGCTTCCTCAGCAGTACGCAGCTGAAAATCACCGATGCGCTGGGTAATGATGTTACGGCTGAAGCAACCCAGAATGGTTTGATCAGCAACAGCAGCGGTGCCAACCAGACGGTCAGCTTCCGTGGTGTCGACATGAAGTTGAACATCAACCTCAAGGCGGGTGACACCAACCCCGACGCCGTGATCGCCGGGCACAGCTTCCAATTGTCGGCCACGCCTGACTCGTTCACTACCGCACGTAGCCCGGGCAACCCGTCGACCGCCGTTATCACCGGTTCGAACATCACTGATCCTGTGGCTTACAGCAACGCCTTCCCGCAGGGCGGTGCAGTCCTCAAGTTCACCAGTGCCACTGCTTTTGATTTGTATGCGGCGCCTGTCACTGCTGACAGCAAGCCAGTGTCCTCGGGCACTGTCGCTGGCGGTAACGCAACCGCTGCGGGCGTGACCTTTGCATTGGGCAACACTCCTGCAGCCGGTGATCAGTTTTCGATCCAGTCGAACAACCATCAGACGCAGAATATCCTCGATACGCTGGGTCAGATGGTGACCGCGTTGAATGCGCCGATCGATGGCAATGACGTCGCCAAGCAAAAATTCCAGGGCATCATGGAAGCGGGGCTAGGTAACATCGATAGCGCTTCCAATCAGGTCGGCGCCGCTGTCACTTCAATCGGTGCTCGCGGTCAATCGCTGGATATGCAAACCGTCACCAATCAGAGCCTGAGCACCGCCAATACCACGACTCAAGGCTCGATCCGTGATTCGGACCCGGCAGAAGTCATGACGCGTCTGACTCTGCAACAAACCATGCTGCAAGCGGCGCAACTGGCATTCAGCAAGATCAGCCAGCTGGGCCTGTTCAACAAGATCTGA